The following are from one region of the Plasmodium gaboni strain SY75 chromosome 12, whole genome shotgun sequence genome:
- a CDS encoding hypothetical protein (conserved Plasmodium protein, unknown function): MQGVSDLTNLKYLYDKVSLGKIINRNLKELIKNPDFSFDDEINNMYNIRNSILTEQYKGLNMNLLNLYKEYLFYFETFKRKKLLKDKKKIYTNDIFEKNKKLEYELEEENIIILYNIGFITSYMVKEKKSLNDIKLLNKISTEVIEIFNYMFQQMNELKLQELSDINCISCYIFLCITLAHHENMFYNTAMMKKYKRKLLAKLSYNIYTYFNEALCCLQGDMLPIFKQSDNFTIARNNLHYIRNPNSFLYNFVQVNKQIFISISNYHYSLKYVQLSDMEELKVTKYEEDKIGEILCRLNFSLINVNRGIELCKKYNININFLSLKEKIMKLLDFFEYENKNIYFEVVPDYDNLERIKGTQVTIMKNIEMCDIYIKKNISNNLKLLFNEKAKYIYNTYNNQSLPLYEYYNKHFLNLKDQYELLNITHRKDILLLLNNSILNIFSKKKQIYNPIQYDNHLTFLSNVENNLKDILMEADNYLTIEHNNHLEFQKIYLNVTINQESVNSYNNFLFHLNTFKTLLHELSQNIITFKTYLEKNHEKLKICEMDITNFFEHIINQLNISSNIHIDNLDEDYNHYKNLLSEENDQDVSSVNSISDIEPISSVMSLNYSDFYNFLKSKKLLFSIQKWENNQYLFHYNTLRKYINLHLEERLFFVLTSLYFSMNIQLTNFSNDLTFIKNGLHDQFLNSITEEKDNERLNDLLEKQKELLNAKKIKLEERITLFEKDLNQFYNYYHEYNKLESFKAVEDFSAFMNELMEICSSLNTTYKKHEYTLKNAIMFKDDINRYIYMRESERSKIRIQQIPNNYSRNLQNSTERYY, translated from the exons ATGCAAGGTGTTTCAGATTTGACCAacttaaaatatttatacgACAAGGTATCCCTTggaaaaataattaatcGTAATTTAAAAGAGCTAATTAAGAACCCTGATTTTTCCTTTGatgatgaaataaataatatgtataatattagAAACAGTATATTAACAGAACAATATAAAGGGTTAAATATGAACTTgttaaatttatataaagaatatttattttattttgaaacATTTAAACGTAAGAAATTGTTAAAAGACAAGAAGAAGATATATacaaatgatatatttgaaaagaataaaaaacTAGAATATGAATTAGAAGAAGagaatataattattttatataatataggTTTTATAACTTCATATATGGTTAAAGAAAAGAAATCTTTgaatgatataaaattattaaataaaatcTCTACAGAAGTTATagaaatttttaattatatgtttcAACAAATGaatgaattaaaattaCAAGAATTAAGTGATATTAATTGTATAAgttgttatatatttttatgtataaCTTTAGCTCATCATgaaaatatgttttataatactgcaatgatgaaaaaatataaaagaaagTTACTAGCcaaattatcatataatatttatacatattttaatgaAGCCTTATGTTGTTTACAAGGAGATATGCTACCAATATTTAAACAGTCAGATAATTTTACAATAGCAAGAAATAATTTACATTATATCAGAAACCCCAATAGCTTTTTGTATAATTTTGTTCAGGTAAATAAGCAAATATTTATTAGTATTAGTAATTATCATTACtcattaaaatatgtacAATTAAGTGATATGGAAGAATTGAAAGTTACTAAATATGAAGAAGACAAAATAGGTGAAATATTATGTCGACTTAATTTTAGTTTAATTAATGTTAATAGAGGTATAGaattatgtaaaaaatataacataaatataaatttcctatcattaaaagaaaagatTATGAAGCTTTTAgatttttttgaatatgaaaataaaaacatttattttgaaGTAGTACCTgattatgataatttagAACGCATTAAAGGGACACAAGTTActattatgaaaaatatagaaatgtgtgatatatatataaagaaaaatatatctaataatttaaaattattatttaatgaaaaagcaaaatatatatataatacatataataatcaatCCTTACcattatatgaatattataataaacattttttaaatttaaaagatcaatatgaattattaaatataacCCATAGAAAAGATattcttcttcttttaaataattctattttaaatatattttcaaaaaaaaaacaaatatataatccTATACAATATGATAATCATCTTACATTTCTTTCCAATgttgaaaataatttaaaagatatattaatgGAAGCAGACAATTATTTAACAATAGAACATAACAATCATTTAGAATTccaaaaaatttatttaaatgtaaCTATTAATCAAGAATCTGTTAActcatataataatttcttatttcatttaaataCATTCAAAACATTATTACATGAATTATcacaaaatataattacatTCAAAACATATCTTGAAAAAAATCATGAAAAGTTAAAAATATGTGAAATGGATATTACTAATTTCTTTgaacatattattaatcaattaaatatttcttctaATATACATATTGATAATTTAGATGAAgattataatcattataaaaatCTTCTCAGCGAAGAAAACGATCAAGATGTATCTTCTGTAAATAGTATTAGTGATATTGAACCTATATCTTCTGTAATGTCTTTAAATTATTCAGACTTTTATAACTTTttaaaatcaaaaaaattattgtTCTCTATTCAGAAATGGGAAAATAATCAATATCTATTTCATTACAATACATTgagaaaatatattaatctTCATTTAGAAGAGAGATTATTTTTTGTCCTTACTTCTTTGTATTTTTCCATGAACATACAGCTAACCAACTTTTCCAATGACTTAacttttattaaaaatggTTTACATGATCAATTTTTGAATTCAATAACG gAAGAAAAAGATAACGAAAGGTTAAATGATCTGTTggaaaaacaaaaagaattattaaatgcgaaaaaaataaaattagaAGAAAGAATTACATTATTTGAAAAGGATTTAAATCagttttataattattatcatgaatataataaactAGAATCATTTAAAGCTGTAGAA GATTTTAGTGCTTTTATGAATGAGCTTATGGAAATATGTTCAAGCTTAAATACTACATATAAGAAACATGAAtatacattaaaaaatgCTATAATGTTTAAAGATGAC attaatagatatatatacatgAGAGAAAGTGAAAGATCCAAAATAAg GATACAACAAATACcaaataattattcaaGAAATTTACAAAATAGCACCGAACGTTATTATTGA
- a CDS encoding putative polyadenylate-binding protein, translating into MIATGTNMMHPSFSTASLYVGDLNEDVTEAVLYEIFNTVGHVSSIRVCRDSVTRKSLGYAYVNYHNLADAERALDTLNYTNIKGQPARLMWSHRDPSLRKSGTGNIFVKNLDKSIDNKALFDTFSMFGNILSCKVATDEFGKSKSYGFVHYEDEESAKEAIEKVNGVQLGSKNVYVGPFIKKSERATNDTKFTNLYVKNFPDSVTETHLRQLFNPYGEITSMIVKMDNKNRKFCFINYADAESAKNAMDNLNGKKITDDGQIDETYDPKKEEASASTSGAANQTTGTDADKTDKNEKGDSSNANNNATTAGATTTDATTTPGETTTATANADSTGANNNSGSSPNTNTTTGSSNNSINLNENNNNAAGTNNNASNNNNNTTSGSSMNNVGSSKKDETAASDCADTPNILYVGPHQSRARRHAILKAKFDNLNVENKNKHQGVNLYIKNLDDGIDDIMLRELFEPFGTITSAKVMRDEKEQSKGFGFVCFASQEEANKAVTEMHLKIINGKPLYVGLAEKREQRLSRLQQRFRMHPIRHHMNNPLNTPMQYAAPQSPQLQFSQNTLSYGRPVITAFNQNNLISWRHQQAAQQQAVHQQAVHQQAAQQQLNFNTNLRGQINQMRLYTQNNMMNNNLNQNKPNAQLHHNQQYVPNALAQNGQQQPNLNAAGQHNAQQLQQQGNNQLLNNNMRNMNNRANRNMGNMGNMNNQKQIPLNINNKQQNAASQANQMNHQAQAQGAQAQQKNPQQMQQVPQGNNFKFTAQARNRMELPNKNANKVNTMNNNMNVNFNNNSTLTAAALASAPPSMQKQVLGENLFPLVANYHPTLAGKITGMMLEMDNSELLILLENEEQLKKKIDEALVVLQKAK; encoded by the coding sequence atgATTGCTACTGGTACGAATATGATGCACCCCAGTTTTTCAACTGCTTCCCTTTATGTTGGAGATTTGAATGAAGATGTTACAGAAGCTgtattatatgaaatatttaacACCGTTGGTCATGTGTCTTCTATAAGAGTATGTCGTGATAGTGTAACAAGAAAATCATTAGGTTATGCATATGTGAATTATCATAACTTAGCTGATGCAGAGAGAGCTTTAGATACCCTTAActatacaaatataaaaggGCAACCAGCAAGATTAATGTGGAGTCATAGAGATCCATCCTTAAGAAAGAGTGGAACAggaaatatttttgtaaaGAATTTGGATAAATCAATAGATAATAAAGCATTGTTTGATACATTTAGTATGTTtggaaatatattatcatgTAAGGTTGCAACTGATGAATTTGGTAAAAGTAAAAGTTATGGTTTTGTTCATTATGAAGATGAAGAAAGTGCAAAAGAAGCTATTGAAAAAGTTAATGGTGTTCAATTAGGATCAAAAAATGTTTATGTAGGACCATTTATTAAGAAATCTGAAAGAGCAACCAATGATACCAAATTTACTAATTTGTATGTTAAGAATTTTCCTGACAGTGTTACTGAAACTCATTTAAGACAATTATTTAATCCATATGGTGAAATAACATCTATGATTGTTAAAATGGATAATAAGAACAGAAAGTTCtgttttattaattatgCTGATGCAGAAAGTGCAAAGAATGCTATGGACAATTTGAATGGAAAGAAAATTACAGATGATGGACAAATAGATGAAACCTATGATCCTAAAAAAGAGGAAGCTTCTGCATCTACAAGTGGAGCAGCAAATCAAACAACAGGAACAGATGCTGATAAGACagataaaaatgaaaaggGCGACAGTTCAAATGCAAATAATAATGCAACAACGGCAGGTGCAACTACTACTGATGCTACCACAACACCAGGAGAAACCACAACTGCAACAGCTAATGCTGATTCAACAGGTgctaataataatagtgGTTCATCTCCAAATACTAATACAACAACTGGTAGTAGTAATAATTCTATTAActtaaatgaaaataataataatgcTGCTGGTACTAATAATAATGCTTCtaacaacaacaataatacTACTAGTGGTAGCAGTATGAATAATGTTGGAAGTTCTAAGAAAGATGAAACTGCCGCATCGGATTGTGCAGATACAccaaatattttatatgttgGTCCACATCAATCAAGAGCTAGAAGACATGCAATATTAAAAGCTAAATTTGACAATTTAAATGTAGAGAATAAGAATAAACACCAAGGTGtgaatttatatataaaaaatttggATGATGGAATTGATGATATTATGTTAAGAGAATTATTTGAACCATTCGGTACTATAACATCAGCAAAGGTTATGAGAGATGAAAAAGAACAAAGTAAAGGTTTTGGTTTTGTATGTTTTGCATCTCAAGAAGAAGCAAATAAAGCAGTAACAGAAATgcatttaaaaataattaatgGAAAACCATTATATGTAGGATTGGCTGAAAAAAGAGAACAAAGATTATCAAGATTACAACAAAGATTCCGTATGCATCCAATTAGGCATCATATGAATAATCCATTAAATACCCCAATGCAATATGCAGCACCTCAATCACCACAATTACAATTTAGTCAAAATACCTTAAGTTATGGAAGACCAGTTATAACGGCCTTTAATCAAAATAACTTAATATCATGGAGACATCAACAAGCTGCTCAACAACAAGCAGTACACCAGCAAGCCGTACATCAACAAGCAGCTCAACAAcaattaaattttaatacaAACTTAAGAGGTCAAATTAATCAAATGAGATTATATacacaaaataatatgatgaataataatttaaatcAGAACAAACCCAATGCTCAATTACATCATAATCAACAATATGTACCAAATGCTTTAGCTCAAAATGGACAACAACAACCAAATTTAAATGCAGCTGGTCAACATAATGCTCAACAATTACAACAACAAGGAAATAATCAATTgttaaataataacatgcgtaatatgaataatagAGCTAATCGTAATATGGGAAATATGGGTAATATGAATAATCAAAAACAAATTccattaaatataaataacaaaCAACAAAATGCAGCATCTCAAGCTAACCAAATGAATCATCAAGCTCAAGCACAAGGAGCACAAGCACAACAAAAAAATCCACAACAAATGCAACAAGTTCCACAAggaaataattttaaatttacTGCACAAGCCAGAAATCGTATGGAGTTACCAAATAAAAATGCAAACAAAGTTAATAcaatgaataataatatgaatgttaattttaataataattctaCATTAACAGCTGCTGCATTAGCATCTGCACCACCATCTATGCAAAAACAAGTCTTAGGAGAAAATTTATTTCCATTAGTAGCAAATTATCATCCAACCTTAGCAGGTAAAATTACAGGAATGATGTTAGAAATGGACAACTCAGAATTACTCATCTTGTTAGAAAATGAAGAACAActtaaaaagaaaatagATGAAGCACTAGTAGTCTTGCAAAAGGCAAAATAA